From Streptomyces sp. NBC_00690, a single genomic window includes:
- a CDS encoding DUF3152 domain-containing protein: MGEAQAAMRPAPSAPNGQRTPPPQANAGGRRRSTPPTGPEHLPAGYAPQQARGGHPEQHEGGGGWGVPRTQQLPQGAPGGPAGRGAGGRSVGGPRQQPSPAGVPGLQGAMAQGTRIPGPRREFVEAFDGARQAAGADPYASVTTWPDSPDAADGADVTNGADEMEGERGAADPPSDGRSPRPSPEPPKPSKGRTVTGIAAAAVTTVLAIVVAGQVAEETGKKPGTATTGDERGSVGPASRSEGRKAPAGGAPAREVKPAAPSYEQLMASPFPIDPKLTADGTFEAVPGFEKAPGKGRKIRYRVDIEQGLGMDGLLFATAVQKTLNDKRSWAHGGLRSFERISSGEPDFVVTLASPGTTDVWCEKSGLDTSIDNVSCDSAATDRVMVNAFRWAQGSDTYGPRALHAYRQMLINHEVGHRLGHDHVNCSTEGALAPVMQQQTKSLNIKGIACRPNPWVHPGG; this comes from the coding sequence ATGGGGGAAGCCCAGGCCGCGATGCGTCCGGCTCCGTCCGCACCGAACGGACAACGGACCCCGCCGCCCCAGGCGAACGCGGGCGGACGGCGGCGTTCAACCCCGCCCACCGGCCCCGAGCACCTCCCTGCCGGATACGCCCCCCAGCAGGCGCGCGGCGGGCATCCCGAGCAGCACGAGGGCGGGGGAGGGTGGGGAGTCCCCCGTACCCAGCAGCTGCCGCAGGGCGCACCCGGTGGGCCAGCAGGTCGGGGCGCTGGGGGCCGTTCGGTCGGCGGTCCGCGTCAGCAGCCGTCGCCCGCGGGGGTGCCCGGGCTCCAGGGCGCCATGGCGCAGGGGACGCGTATACCCGGTCCTCGCAGGGAGTTTGTCGAGGCGTTCGACGGTGCCCGACAGGCCGCAGGCGCGGACCCGTACGCCTCCGTCACCACCTGGCCCGACTCCCCGGATGCTGCCGATGGTGCCGATGTCACCAACGGCGCCGATGAGATGGAGGGCGAGCGAGGGGCTGCGGACCCTCCGTCGGACGGGCGTTCCCCGCGACCTTCGCCCGAACCTCCCAAGCCCAGCAAGGGGCGTACGGTCACGGGCATCGCTGCGGCGGCCGTGACCACGGTCCTGGCCATCGTCGTCGCCGGTCAGGTGGCCGAGGAGACCGGTAAGAAGCCCGGCACCGCCACCACGGGGGATGAGCGGGGCAGTGTGGGTCCGGCGTCGCGTTCGGAGGGTCGCAAGGCACCCGCGGGCGGGGCACCTGCGCGTGAGGTGAAGCCCGCCGCACCGAGCTATGAGCAGTTGATGGCGTCCCCGTTCCCCATCGATCCCAAGTTGACCGCGGACGGCACCTTTGAGGCGGTTCCCGGATTTGAGAAGGCGCCGGGAAAGGGCCGTAAGATCCGCTATCGCGTGGACATCGAACAGGGATTGGGAATGGACGGTCTGCTGTTCGCGACCGCCGTGCAGAAAACCCTCAACGACAAGCGCAGTTGGGCGCACGGGGGTCTTCGGTCATTCGAGCGCATTTCCTCCGGCGAGCCTGATTTCGTCGTCACCCTCGCCAGTCCCGGAACCACGGATGTGTGGTGTGAGAAATCCGGCCTCGATACATCGATCGACAATGTGAGTTGTGATTCCGCAGCGACCGATCGAGTGATGGTGAACGCCTTTCGATGGGCGCAGGGATCGGACACCTACGGCCCTCGCGCTCTGCATGCCTATCGTCAGATGCTCATCAACCACGAGGTCGGACATCGCCTCGGCCATGATCATGTGAACTGCTCGACCGAGGGCGCACTCGCCCCCGTGATGCAGCAGCAGACGAAGTCCCTCAATATCAAGGGCATTGCCTGCCGGCCCAACCCCTGGGTGCATCCGGGCGGCTGA
- a CDS encoding NAD-dependent epimerase/dehydratase family protein — MRVLLLGANGFLGRFVADRLLADPAVHLTALGRGDDADVRFDLAGGSPGALTRFLSAVHPGVVINCAGATRGGARDLTRHNTVAVATVCEALRRSGCGARLVQLGCAAEYGPSQQGSSTAEDAIPRPGGPYGVSKLAATELVLGSGLDAVVLRVFSPVGPGTPAGSPLGRLAEAMRRAMQSGDGELKLSGLGVQRDFVDVRDVARAVHAASLSAAQGVVNIGTGRAVRLRDAAAVLSRVAGFAGALHEVDTPPGRPPGMGIGAPRSESVLEQLGATPVPYPDGCGGWQQADVRTARDRLGWRPRINLEESLADIWMEAACRI; from the coding sequence ATGAGGGTGCTGCTACTCGGAGCCAATGGGTTCCTCGGCCGGTTCGTCGCCGATCGACTCCTCGCCGATCCCGCCGTACATCTGACGGCACTCGGCCGGGGCGACGACGCCGACGTCCGCTTCGACCTCGCCGGCGGCAGCCCCGGAGCACTGACCCGCTTCCTGAGCGCCGTCCATCCCGGCGTCGTCATCAACTGTGCGGGTGCGACGCGCGGCGGCGCCCGTGACCTCACCCGCCACAACACCGTCGCCGTCGCCACCGTCTGCGAAGCACTGCGCCGCAGTGGGTGCGGTGCGCGACTCGTCCAACTCGGCTGCGCCGCCGAGTACGGGCCGTCCCAACAGGGCTCGTCCACCGCGGAGGACGCCATCCCCAGACCGGGCGGCCCCTACGGCGTCAGCAAACTCGCCGCGACCGAGTTGGTGCTCGGCTCCGGCTTGGACGCCGTCGTGCTCCGAGTCTTCTCACCAGTGGGCCCGGGCACCCCGGCCGGTTCCCCATTGGGCCGTCTCGCCGAGGCGATGCGCCGTGCGATGCAGTCCGGCGACGGTGAGCTCAAGCTCAGCGGGCTCGGAGTGCAGCGCGACTTCGTCGACGTACGGGACGTGGCCCGGGCCGTCCACGCCGCGTCCCTCTCCGCCGCCCAGGGCGTGGTCAACATCGGCACGGGGCGGGCGGTGCGTCTGCGCGACGCGGCGGCCGTCCTCTCCCGGGTCGCCGGATTCGCCGGCGCCCTGCACGAGGTGGACACCCCACCGGGGCGGCCACCGGGAATGGGGATCGGTGCACCGCGCTCCGAATCCGTCCTGGAGCAACTCGGCGCCACCCCGGTGCCCTACCCCGACGGATGCGGTGGCTGGCAGCAGGCCGATGTGCGCACGGCCCGCGACCGGCTCGGGTGGCGGCCCCGCATCAACCTGGAGGAATCCCTCGCAGACATCTGGATGGAGGCGGCATGTCGCATCTGA
- a CDS encoding alpha/beta fold hydrolase: protein MSSTELPDTRSATADEAPRPRTARVAPGEELRSVTLAGLTLSIRSRPPGRVGLPPALFVHGLGGSSQNWSAMMPLLEDVVDAEALDLPGFGDSPPPGDGNYSVTGHARAVIRYLDASGRGPVHLLGNSLGGAVNVRVAAVRPDLVRTLTLVSPALPELRVQRSAVPTGMLALPGIARLFSRMTKDWTPEQRTRGVMALCYGDPSRVSDEALGHAVQEMERRVQLPYFWDAMARTARGIVDAYTLGGQHGLWRQAERVLAPTLLVYGGRDQLVSYRMAGRAAATFRDSRLLTLPDAGHVAMMEYPETVAQAVRELLDDTGRS, encoded by the coding sequence ATGTCTTCGACCGAGCTGCCGGACACCCGATCCGCCACCGCCGACGAGGCACCGAGACCGCGCACCGCGCGGGTCGCCCCGGGGGAGGAGTTGCGCTCCGTCACGCTGGCCGGACTCACCCTCTCGATCAGGTCGCGCCCGCCGGGCCGGGTCGGACTGCCGCCCGCCCTCTTCGTCCACGGCCTCGGCGGTTCCTCGCAGAACTGGTCGGCGATGATGCCGCTGTTGGAGGACGTCGTGGACGCCGAGGCCCTCGACCTCCCCGGTTTCGGCGACTCCCCGCCGCCGGGCGACGGCAACTACTCGGTGACCGGACACGCCCGGGCCGTCATCCGCTATCTGGACGCCTCGGGCCGCGGCCCCGTCCATCTCCTCGGCAACTCCCTCGGCGGCGCTGTGAACGTCCGGGTCGCAGCCGTTCGCCCGGATCTGGTGCGCACGCTCACGCTCGTTTCGCCCGCCCTGCCCGAGTTGCGCGTCCAGCGCAGCGCCGTGCCCACGGGAATGCTGGCCCTGCCCGGCATCGCCCGGCTGTTCAGCCGGATGACCAAGGACTGGACGCCGGAGCAGCGCACCCGCGGTGTGATGGCTCTCTGTTACGGAGATCCTTCACGGGTCTCCGATGAAGCACTGGGGCATGCGGTGCAGGAGATGGAGCGTCGGGTCCAACTCCCCTATTTCTGGGATGCGATGGCCCGCACGGCACGCGGTATCGTCGATGCGTACACGCTGGGTGGCCAGCACGGACTGTGGCGACAGGCGGAGCGGGTGCTCGCGCCGACACTCCTCGTCTACGGGGGGCGCGACCAACTTGTCTCGTACCGTATGGCAGGCCGGGCCGCTGCGACCTTCCGGGACTCGCGGCTCCTGACCCTGCCGGACGCCGGGCACGTGGCGATGATGGAGTATCCGGAGACGGTTGCGCAGGCCGTCCGAGAACTGCTTGACGACACTGGTAGGAGCTGA